The proteins below are encoded in one region of Purpureocillium takamizusanense chromosome 11, complete sequence:
- a CDS encoding uncharacterized protein (COG:S~EggNog:ENOG503NY5D~TransMembrane:7 (o20-41i53-78o98-119i131-153o176-198i210-231o251-272i)): MAGNATATDIDLDANNAYLVYIPAGVFVVICPVLMALRIWARLRKGGSMGADDWTAIAALIFTLLTSGFLVASCQYGMGKHWVTVVGHNRFETMKYFFMAQITYKASINLVKCCILLLYLRLFRIVRWFRWACWVLLAAAIMYCTASVAVTIFQCRPLIRAFDKTVPGTCINTAKFWYANAGFSIATDVIILLLPMPLVWKLEVPIAQKVALMAVFAIGVFVVITSCLRVTTLDILATTPDQTYDIANVMWTIVEPNVAVVCACLPILRPFIVKIFPMLRSKGYSGAYGTPAYGTGKSRATTGSQARGGGRDWVELGGVKSQGVHLASIHRPSSNTGSEESILAGTQPTKGSATGGPGIQKTVEYSIQYSKQ; encoded by the exons ATGGCGGGCAACGCGACGGCCACGGACattgacctcgacgccaacaaTGCCTACCTCGTCTACATTCCggccggcgtcttcgtcgtcatctgccCAGTCCTCATGGCGCTGCGAATCTGGGCGCGCCTGAGGAAAGGAGGCAgcatgggcgccgacgactggACGGCGATAGCGGCTCTC ATATTCACACTCCTGACAAGTGGGTTCCTCGTGGCTT CCTGTCAGTATGGCATGGGAAAGCATTGGGTCACGGTCGTCGGCCACAATCGATTTGAAACCATGAAG TATTTCTTCATGGCTCAGATCACGTACAAGGCGTCCATCAACCTCGTCAAGTGCTGTATCCTGCTCCTATATCTGCGCCTGTTCCGCATTGTCCGATGGTTCcgctgggcctgctgggtccttctcgccgccgcgatcaTGTACTGCaccgcctccgtcgccgtcaccatctTCCAGTGCCGGCCCCTGATCCGCGCCTTTGACAAGACCGTCCCCGGCACGTGCATCAACACGGCCAAGTTCTGGTACGCCAACGCCGGCTTCTCCATCGCCACGGACGTCATCATCCTGCTGCTACCCATGCCGCTCGTGTGGAAGCTCGAGGTGCCCATCGCCCAAAAAGTCGCCCTcatggccgtcttcgccatcggcgtcttcgtcgtcatcacctCGTGCCTGCGCGTCACGAccctcgacatcctcgccaCGACGCCCGACCAGACGTACGACATCGCAAACGTCATGTGGACCATTGTCGAGCCCaacgtggccgtcgtctgcgcctgcctgcccatcCTCCGCCCCTTCATCGTCAAGATCTTCCCCATGCTCCGCAGCAAGGGCTACTCGGGCGCCTATGGCACCCCCGCCTACGGCACCGGCAAGTCCCGCGCCACGACGGggagccaggccaggggcggcggccgcgactgggtcgagctcggcggcgtcaagtcCCAGGGCGTGCACCTCGCCTCGATCCACCGCCCGAGCTCCAACACGGGCAGCGAGGAGAGCATCCTGGCGGGGACGCAGCCGACCAAGGGCTCCGCGACGGGCGGTCCCGGCATCCAAAAGACGGTGGAGTACAGCATTCAGTATTCAAAACAGTAG
- a CDS encoding uncharacterized protein (COG:I~EggNog:ENOG503P2QY) produces the protein MAIPSCRRDPHFSDASSPSLGQPLNPPYIVKPRGRHTHTVILLHDVASNGHIFSHDLFTTGKTAAGKTLDSVFPGVRWVFPSAPRRPCHALEHARIAAWFDVVNLKDPSLRQETQRRGLCTSAREIFAILHWELKLVAPDKVVLGGMGQGCAMALAMLLSLGHKIGGVIGMSGFLPFQFELEMNTAEDSSSESESQTSVRSGARSARGSNRSATSYDPAVKAHIFQRTLLQLASAEHPTKDETSYGTPVLLGHGALDDVLAFALGEQAALALRTAEYEVEFKRYEDHGHGYKVPEQIDDIVEFLQKRVGIMPQSDGD, from the coding sequence ATGGCGATCCCCTCATGCAGACGCGATCCTCACTTCTCCGATGCGTCGTCTCCATCCCTAGGACAGCCTCTTAACCCGCCCTACATCGTCAagcctcgcgggcggcacacacacaccgtCATCCTGCTGCACGATGTGGCCTCCAACGGACACATCTTCAGCCACGACCTCTTCACcacgggcaagacggccgccggTAAGACGCTCGACTCGGTGTTTCCCGGCGTGCGCTGGGTCttcccctcggcgccgcgacggccctGCCATGCGCTCGAGCACGCCAGAATCGCGGCGTGGTTCGACGTCGTCAACCTCAAGGACCCGAGCCTTCGGCAGGAAACGCAAAGAAGGGGCCTTTGCACCTCTGCACGGGAGATATTCGCTATCCTTCATTGGGAGCTGAAGCTCGTCGCGCCGGATAAGGTGGTtctcggcggcatgggccaGGGTTGCGCCATGGCTCTCGCGATGCTGCTCAGCCTCGGTCACAAAATAGGCGGTGTGATCGGGATGAGCGGCTTTCTCCCCTTTCAATTCGAGCTCGAAATGAACACGGCCGAAGACTCATcgagcgagagcgagagcCAGACTAGTGTCCGCAGTGGCGCTCGCAGCGCTCGCGGCAGCAACCGCTCAGCGACATCGTACGACCCAGCCGTCAAGGCGCACATATTCCAGCGCACGTTGCTTCAACTCGCCAGCGCTGAACACCCAACCAAAGATGAGACATCGTACGGCACGCCCGTCTTGCTTGGTCACGGCGCTCTGGATGACGTACTGGCTTTTGCCCTTGGTGAGCAGGCAGCCTTGGCGCTGAGGACTGCCGAATATGAGGTCGAATTCAAGCGATATGAGGACCATGGCCACGGGTACAAGGTGCCGGAGCAAATTGATGACATCGTCGAGTTCTTGCAGAAGCGAGTGGGCATTATGCCCCAGAGTGACGGCGATTAA
- a CDS encoding uncharacterized protein (COG:K~TransMembrane:1 (o550-571i)~EggNog:ENOG503NUPJ), giving the protein MTEPRVEAWSPSHEPARKRLRTSHACDICRSRKIRCDGNRPCATCLASDQDCAYGSEASSRGKTDLVLDGVLRIEQTLRELNSTITAYSTLGGRQASCSSPTAHATTTSYVDSPPAIDTASSRTSHPQIQTPISGAPPDRGANGAFENAVLDSMHTSTTESVLQWHHFDGFPSLRNDYTPIFQLEQSRPALSMKIATVYPYVTSEDVDSILDSFQQNVNFWYPTMSLRQLDRARAVLNSGATSEDSIESSISLLTMALGCASQATAGLEATVELTDQELRWRTSRRQMGDVYFDVALKKAYNAHLSVSSVSAQCLFFVALYFAFLTRPLQAWEYIGATAAKCMMLLSYPPEGDTHEDRERTRRIFWACYILESDYIAELSASPVSGISRIESSVPLPGSYNTHPLQQEEEQSSLYFLACISMRRLLNRVHHLLYASGSGAAIDTSRFPYIVAELQHQLDEWRNLLPTSFAFTMDTTPTTSAASGFLRQRYLTCRSVIYRPYLMWLLSGSRGGNDDLSASAPSNEARRSCKACLDACLMHVLNLRGFPQTVLVDTWICSLSMACAMLVLLAACRVPSLRELIGPEVLHAGDHLKQFLQRWQRLMGGPRSPSVDQSLRIINAADKFIREAYPASPLDSFALPRRTGDS; this is encoded by the exons ATGACCGAGCCACGAGTCGAAGCGTGGTCACCTTCTCACGAGCCGGCTAGGAAGCGCTTGAGGACCTCGCATGCC TGCGACATCTGTCGCAGTCGCAAAATCAG ATGTGACGGCAACCGTCCCTGCGCAACATGCCTAGCGTCCGACCAGGACTGCGCATATGGCTCTGAGGCGAGCTC GCGCGGCAAGACAGATCTTGTCTTAGACGGCGTGCTGCGCATAGAACAGACTCTGCGGGAGCTCAACTCGACGATC ACTGCCTATTCAACGCTGGGAGGGCGACAAGCCTCATgcagctcgcccacggcTCATGCTACCACAACTTCCTATGTCGACTCGCCACCAGCCATCGACACCGCCTCATCGCGCACCTCTCACCCGCAGATCCAAACGCCCATCAGCGGGGCGCCCCCTGACAGAGGGGCGAACGGCGCGTTCGAGAACGCCGTCCTCGATTCCATGCACACGTCGACAACCGAGTCGGTGCTCCAGTGGCATCACTTCGACGGCTTCCCCTCGCTGCGAAACGACTATACGCCCATCTTTCAGCTGGAACAGTCCCGCCCCGCCTTGTCTATGAAGATCGCTACCGTATACCCTTACGTTACCTCTGAAGATGTAGATTCTATTCTGGATTCATTCCAGCAGAATGTTAATTTTTGGTATCCGACCATGTCTCTGAGACAGCTAGATAGAGCCAGAGCGGTACTCAACTCGGGCGCCACGTCCGAGGACAGCATCGAGTCGTCCATTTCCCTCTTGACCATGGCACTGGGCTGTGCCAGCCAAGCCACTGCTGGGCTTGAGGCGACTGTTGAACTAACGGACCAGGAGCTCCGATGGCGGACGTCGAGACGCCAGATGGGTGACGTGTATTTTGATGTGGCGCTCAAGAAAGCGTACAATGCGCATCTCAGCGTGAGCTCAGTTTCGGCGCAGTGCCTCTTTTTCGTCGC TCTTTACTTTGCCTTCCTCACGCGGCCACTTCAGGCTTGGGAGTACATAGGCGCGACCGCCGCAAAGTGTATGATGCTCCTGTCGTACCCCCCAGAGGGCGACACACACGAAGATCGCgagcggacgaggcggataTTCTGGGCCTGCTATATTCTCGAGAG TGACTATATTGCTGAGCTCTCTGCCAGTCCCGTCTCGGGCATATCCCGCATCGAGTCGTCCGTTCCTCTTCCCGGCTCCTACAACACCCACCCACTgcagcaggaagaggagcagTCTTCATTATACTTTCTCGCATGTATCAGCATGCGCAGGCTCCTCAATCGCGTACATCATCTACTTTATgcgagcggcagcggggcCGCGATCGACACGTCACGATTCCCTTACATCGTAGCCGAGCTGCAACACCAATTAGACGAATGGCGCAACCTCCTTCCCACATCGTTCGCATTCACCATGGACACGACACCAACTACCAGCGCTGCCAGCGGCTTCCTAAGGCAAAGATATCTCACTTGTCGCAGCGTCATATACAGGCCGTACCTGATGTGGCTACTAAGTGGtagccgcggcggcaacgatGACTTGAGTGCGAGCGCCCCTAGCAACGAGGCCAGAAGGAGCTGCAAGGCTTGCCTTGACGCTTGCCTAATGCATGTACTCAATCTGCGAGGGTTCCCTCAGACGGTTCTTGTCGACACATGGATATGCTCCCTTTC AATGGCGTGTGCCATGCTTGTTCTTTTGGCGGCCTGCCGCGTTCCATCGCTTCGGGAGCTCATTGGACCCGAGGTTCTCCATGCAGGTGACCATCTCAAACAGTTCCTCCAAAGATGGCAGCGGCTGATGGGTGGGCCGCGCTCTCCAAGCGTTGATCAAAGCCTGCGCATCATAAACGCGGCAGACAAGTTTATACGAGAAGCGTAtccggcgtcgccgcttgACAGCTTCGCATTGCCTAGAAGAACAGGTGACTCGTGA
- a CDS encoding uncharacterized protein (COG:K~TransMembrane:1 (o550-571i)~EggNog:ENOG503NUPJ) — protein sequence MTEPRVEAWSPSHEPARKRLRTSHACDICRSRKIRCDGNRPCATCLASDQDCAYGSEASSRGKTDLVLDGVLRIEQTLRELNSTITAYSTLGGRQASCSSPTAHATTTSYVDSPPAIDTASSRTSHPQIQTPISGAPPDRGANGAFENAVLDSMHTSTTESVLQWHHFDGFPSLRNDYTPIFQLEQSRPALSMKIATVYPYVTSEDVDSILDSFQQNVNFWYPTMSLRQLDRARAVLNSGATSEDSIESSISLLTMALGCASQATAGLEATVELTDQELRWRTSRRQMGDVYFDVALKKAYNAHLSVSSVSAQCLFFVALYFAFLTRPLQAWEYIGATAAKCMMLLSYPPEGDTHEDRERTRRIFWACYILESDYIAELSASPVSGISRIESSVPLPGSYNTHPLQQEEEQSSLYFLACISMRRLLNRVHHLLYASGSGAAIDTSRFPYIVAELQHQLDEWRNLLPTSFAFTMDTTPTTSAASGFLRQRYLTCRSVIYRPYLMWLLSGSRGGNDDLSASAPSNEARRSCKACLDACLMHVLNLRGFPQTVLVDTWICSLSMACAMLVLLAACRVPSLRELIGPEVLHAALIKACAS from the exons ATGACCGAGCCACGAGTCGAAGCGTGGTCACCTTCTCACGAGCCGGCTAGGAAGCGCTTGAGGACCTCGCATGCC TGCGACATCTGTCGCAGTCGCAAAATCAG ATGTGACGGCAACCGTCCCTGCGCAACATGCCTAGCGTCCGACCAGGACTGCGCATATGGCTCTGAGGCGAGCTC GCGCGGCAAGACAGATCTTGTCTTAGACGGCGTGCTGCGCATAGAACAGACTCTGCGGGAGCTCAACTCGACGATC ACTGCCTATTCAACGCTGGGAGGGCGACAAGCCTCATgcagctcgcccacggcTCATGCTACCACAACTTCCTATGTCGACTCGCCACCAGCCATCGACACCGCCTCATCGCGCACCTCTCACCCGCAGATCCAAACGCCCATCAGCGGGGCGCCCCCTGACAGAGGGGCGAACGGCGCGTTCGAGAACGCCGTCCTCGATTCCATGCACACGTCGACAACCGAGTCGGTGCTCCAGTGGCATCACTTCGACGGCTTCCCCTCGCTGCGAAACGACTATACGCCCATCTTTCAGCTGGAACAGTCCCGCCCCGCCTTGTCTATGAAGATCGCTACCGTATACCCTTACGTTACCTCTGAAGATGTAGATTCTATTCTGGATTCATTCCAGCAGAATGTTAATTTTTGGTATCCGACCATGTCTCTGAGACAGCTAGATAGAGCCAGAGCGGTACTCAACTCGGGCGCCACGTCCGAGGACAGCATCGAGTCGTCCATTTCCCTCTTGACCATGGCACTGGGCTGTGCCAGCCAAGCCACTGCTGGGCTTGAGGCGACTGTTGAACTAACGGACCAGGAGCTCCGATGGCGGACGTCGAGACGCCAGATGGGTGACGTGTATTTTGATGTGGCGCTCAAGAAAGCGTACAATGCGCATCTCAGCGTGAGCTCAGTTTCGGCGCAGTGCCTCTTTTTCGTCGC TCTTTACTTTGCCTTCCTCACGCGGCCACTTCAGGCTTGGGAGTACATAGGCGCGACCGCCGCAAAGTGTATGATGCTCCTGTCGTACCCCCCAGAGGGCGACACACACGAAGATCGCgagcggacgaggcggataTTCTGGGCCTGCTATATTCTCGAGAG TGACTATATTGCTGAGCTCTCTGCCAGTCCCGTCTCGGGCATATCCCGCATCGAGTCGTCCGTTCCTCTTCCCGGCTCCTACAACACCCACCCACTgcagcaggaagaggagcagTCTTCATTATACTTTCTCGCATGTATCAGCATGCGCAGGCTCCTCAATCGCGTACATCATCTACTTTATgcgagcggcagcggggcCGCGATCGACACGTCACGATTCCCTTACATCGTAGCCGAGCTGCAACACCAATTAGACGAATGGCGCAACCTCCTTCCCACATCGTTCGCATTCACCATGGACACGACACCAACTACCAGCGCTGCCAGCGGCTTCCTAAGGCAAAGATATCTCACTTGTCGCAGCGTCATATACAGGCCGTACCTGATGTGGCTACTAAGTGGtagccgcggcggcaacgatGACTTGAGTGCGAGCGCCCCTAGCAACGAGGCCAGAAGGAGCTGCAAGGCTTGCCTTGACGCTTGCCTAATGCATGTACTCAATCTGCGAGGGTTCCCTCAGACGGTTCTTGTCGACACATGGATATGCTCCCTTTC AATGGCGTGTGCCATGCTTGTTCTTTTGGCGGCCTGCCGCGTTCCATCGCTTCGGGAGCTCATTGGACCCGAGGTTCTCCATGCAG CGTTGATCAAAGCCTGCGCATCATAA
- a CDS encoding uncharacterized protein (COG:K~EggNog:ENOG503NUPJ), which translates to MTEPRVEAWSPSHEPARKRLRTSHACDICRSRKIRCDGNRPCATCLASDQDCAYGSEASSRGKTDLVLDGVLRIEQTLRELNSTITAYSTLGGRQASCSSPTAHATTTSYVDSPPAIDTASSRTSHPQIQTPISGAPPDRGANGAFENAVLDSMHTSTTESVLQWHHFDGFPSLRNDYTPIFQLEQSRPALSMKIATVYPYVTSEDVDSILDSFQQNVNFWYPTMSLRQLDRARAVLNSGATSEDSIESSISLLTMALGCASQATAGLEATVELTDQELRWRTSRRQMGDVYFDVALKKAYNAHLSVSSVSAQCLFFVALYFAFLTRPLQAWEYIGATAAKCMMLLSYPPEGDTHEDRERTRRIFWACYILESDYIAELSASPVSGISRIESSVPLPGSYNTHPLQQEEEQSSLYFLACISMRRLLNRVHHLLYASGSGAAIDTSRFPYIVAELQHQLDEWRNLLPTSFAFTMDTTPTTSAASGFLRQRYLTCRSVIYRPYLMWLLSGSRGGNDDLSASAPSNEARRSCKACLDACLMHVLNLRGFPQTVLVDTWICSLS; encoded by the exons ATGACCGAGCCACGAGTCGAAGCGTGGTCACCTTCTCACGAGCCGGCTAGGAAGCGCTTGAGGACCTCGCATGCC TGCGACATCTGTCGCAGTCGCAAAATCAG ATGTGACGGCAACCGTCCCTGCGCAACATGCCTAGCGTCCGACCAGGACTGCGCATATGGCTCTGAGGCGAGCTC GCGCGGCAAGACAGATCTTGTCTTAGACGGCGTGCTGCGCATAGAACAGACTCTGCGGGAGCTCAACTCGACGATC ACTGCCTATTCAACGCTGGGAGGGCGACAAGCCTCATgcagctcgcccacggcTCATGCTACCACAACTTCCTATGTCGACTCGCCACCAGCCATCGACACCGCCTCATCGCGCACCTCTCACCCGCAGATCCAAACGCCCATCAGCGGGGCGCCCCCTGACAGAGGGGCGAACGGCGCGTTCGAGAACGCCGTCCTCGATTCCATGCACACGTCGACAACCGAGTCGGTGCTCCAGTGGCATCACTTCGACGGCTTCCCCTCGCTGCGAAACGACTATACGCCCATCTTTCAGCTGGAACAGTCCCGCCCCGCCTTGTCTATGAAGATCGCTACCGTATACCCTTACGTTACCTCTGAAGATGTAGATTCTATTCTGGATTCATTCCAGCAGAATGTTAATTTTTGGTATCCGACCATGTCTCTGAGACAGCTAGATAGAGCCAGAGCGGTACTCAACTCGGGCGCCACGTCCGAGGACAGCATCGAGTCGTCCATTTCCCTCTTGACCATGGCACTGGGCTGTGCCAGCCAAGCCACTGCTGGGCTTGAGGCGACTGTTGAACTAACGGACCAGGAGCTCCGATGGCGGACGTCGAGACGCCAGATGGGTGACGTGTATTTTGATGTGGCGCTCAAGAAAGCGTACAATGCGCATCTCAGCGTGAGCTCAGTTTCGGCGCAGTGCCTCTTTTTCGTCGC TCTTTACTTTGCCTTCCTCACGCGGCCACTTCAGGCTTGGGAGTACATAGGCGCGACCGCCGCAAAGTGTATGATGCTCCTGTCGTACCCCCCAGAGGGCGACACACACGAAGATCGCgagcggacgaggcggataTTCTGGGCCTGCTATATTCTCGAGAG TGACTATATTGCTGAGCTCTCTGCCAGTCCCGTCTCGGGCATATCCCGCATCGAGTCGTCCGTTCCTCTTCCCGGCTCCTACAACACCCACCCACTgcagcaggaagaggagcagTCTTCATTATACTTTCTCGCATGTATCAGCATGCGCAGGCTCCTCAATCGCGTACATCATCTACTTTATgcgagcggcagcggggcCGCGATCGACACGTCACGATTCCCTTACATCGTAGCCGAGCTGCAACACCAATTAGACGAATGGCGCAACCTCCTTCCCACATCGTTCGCATTCACCATGGACACGACACCAACTACCAGCGCTGCCAGCGGCTTCCTAAGGCAAAGATATCTCACTTGTCGCAGCGTCATATACAGGCCGTACCTGATGTGGCTACTAAGTGGtagccgcggcggcaacgatGACTTGAGTGCGAGCGCCCCTAGCAACGAGGCCAGAAGGAGCTGCAAGGCTTGCCTTGACGCTTGCCTAATGCATGTACTCAATCTGCGAGGGTTCCCTCAGACGGTTCTTGTCGACACATGGATATGCTCCCTTTCGTGA
- a CDS encoding uncharacterized protein (EggNog:ENOG503NXMN~COG:P~TransMembrane:12 (i45-63o89-107i119-137o149-166i178-199o211-230i300-322o337-355i367-385o397-417i438-455o467-486i)) — MTASLSEKREASVAHDDGARDVGAAVQLAHEAEEKQTSPWTPSMFRLYLVLSCAYLCGCLNGYDGSLMGGLNGMTSYQKFFGMKVADSGTGLVFAMYNIGSVAAVFFTGPVNDYFGRRWGMITGAAVVIIGTCVQAPCNSRAQFIGGRFVLGFGVSFCCVSAPCYVSEMAHPRWRGTLTGLYNCTWYIGSIIASWVVYGCSYLDNNNAWRIPIWCQMITSGIVVLGTFWLPESPRWLMAQDRHADAAKVLATYHGEGDEKHPMVQLQLQEMSQQISAEASDKKWWDYHELWNTHSARRRLICVLGMAVFGQISGNSLTSYYLPAMLNNAGITDEHKVLALNAINPVISFMGAILGARLTDVIGRRPLLLYSIVFCSCCFAIITGTSKAALDDPNNAAVANTTVAFIFIFGIVFSFGWTPLQSMYIAETLSTETRAKGTAIGNFASSAASTIIQYSSGPAFDKIGYKFYLVFVFWDLIEGVFMYFFFPETKDRTLEELAEVFEAPNPVKKSLEKRSATTVMNTLQVKDHGKGVEEV, encoded by the exons ATGACTGCTTCCTTGTCAGAGAAGAGAGAGGCCAGCGTGGcccacgacgatggcgcccgagacgtcggcgccgctgtcCAGCTGGCtcacgaggccgaggaaaAGCAAACATCACCGTGGACTCCGTCCATGTTTCGCCTCTACCTTGTCCTATCCTGCGCGTATCTCTGCGGATGCCTC AATGGCTATGATGGTTCACTGATGGGCGGCCTGAATGGCATGACCTCGTATCAAAAGTTCTTCGGCAT GAAGGTGGCTGATTCAGGCACTGGACTCGTCTTTGCCATGTACAACATCGGCTCCGTGGCCGCTGTTTTCTTCACCGGTCCGGTCAACGACTACTtcggacgacgatggggcaTGATAACTGGCGcagccgtcgtcatcatcggcacATGCGTACAGGCCCCATGTAATAGCCGTGCCCAATTCATCGGTGGCCGATTTGTACTCGGCTTCGGTGTCAGCTTCTGCTGTGTGTCTGCGCCTTGCTATGTGAGCGAAATGGCCCATCCGCGATGGCGCGGCACACTCACGGGGCTTTACAATTGCACTTGGTACATTGGCAGTATCATTGCGAGCTGGGTTGTCTACGGATGCAGCTACCTCGACAATAACAATGCCTGGCGCATCCCCATCTGGTGTCAGATGATTACGTCCGGGATCGTTGTCCTGGGAACCTTTTGGCTCCCGGAGTCTCCCCGATGGCTCATGGCCCAAGATCGacacgccgacgccgccaaggtcCTCGCGACATACCATGGAGAAGGCGACGAGAAGCACCCCATGGTGCAGCTTCAGCTACAGGAGATGAGCCAGCAAATCTCGGCCGAGGCATCCGACAAGAAATGGTGGGACTATCATGAGCTCTGGAATACACAcagcgcccgtcgccgcctgatTTGCGTCCTGGGCATGGCCGTCTTTGGCCAGATCAGTGGCAACAGCTTGACCTCGTACTACCTCCCTGCCATGCTTAACAACGCGGGTATCACGGACGAACACAAGGTCCTGGCATTGAACGCCATCAATCCGGTCATCAGCTTCATGGGCGCCATTCTTGGTGCTCGCCTTACGGATGTTATCGGCCGCCGACCGCTGCTTCTATACTCAATCGTATTCTGCTCTTGCTGCTTTGCGATCATAACAGGGACAAGCAAGGCCGCACTGGACGATCCCAAcaatgccgccgtcgccaacacCACGGTCGCATTTATCTTCATATTCGGCATCGTATTCTCTTTCGGCTGGACACCGCTGCAATCCATGTATATTGCGGAGACATTGTCGACTGAAACCCGCGCGAAGGGTACGGCGATTGGCAACTTTgccagctccgccgcctcgactaTCATTCAGTATAGCAGCGGTCCGGCGTTCGACAAGATTGGTTACAAGTTCTACCTTGTGTTTGTGTTCTGGGATCTGATCGAGGGGGTCTTTATGTACTTCTTTTTCCCCGAAACCAAGGATCGTACTTTGGAGGAGCTTGCCGAGGTGTTTGAGGCACCCAACCCGGTCAAGAAGAGTTTGGAGAAGCGGAGTGCCACAACGGTCATGAACACTCTTCAAGTCAAGGATCACGGTAAGGGAGTGGAAGAGGTCTGA